Proteins from a single region of Chaetodon trifascialis isolate fChaTrf1 chromosome 10, fChaTrf1.hap1, whole genome shotgun sequence:
- the cotl1 gene encoding coactosin-like protein — MATTIDKDACREAYNQVRDDNTDTNWAAFKYEGSKIMPAGQGSDYEDFKRMCTDDSRLFAFVRITTGDAMSKRAKFTLITWIGENISGLQRAKISTDKAMVKEIVQNFAKEFMFSDLRELDEDNIRMELKKAGGANYDAQAE, encoded by the exons ATGGCAACCACAATCGATAAAGACGCTTGCAGAGAGGCTTACAACCAAGTCAGAGACGATAACACGGACACCAATTG GGCTGCGTTCAAATATGAGGGCTCTAAGATCATGCCTGCAGGACAAGGCTCTGACTATGAGGACTTCAAGAGGATGTGCACAG ATGATTCTCGTCTGTTCGCCTTCGTCCGGATCACAACGGGAGACGCCATGAGCAAACGAGCCAAGTTCACTCTCATCACCTGGATCGGCGAGAACATCAGCGGGCTGCAGCGCGCCAAGATCAGCACCGACAAGGCGATGGTTAAAGAGATCGTGCAG aacTTTGCCAAGGAGTTCATGTTTAGTGACCTGAGGGAACTGGACGAGGACAACATCCGTATGGAGCTGAAGAAGGCCGGTGGGGCCAACTACGATGCTCAGGCTGAGTAG